A portion of the Acidisoma sp. PAMC 29798 genome contains these proteins:
- a CDS encoding metallophosphoesterase family protein, translated as MPPFHSGTRAGGKDLQDLRGLARSPFHAFLRKVARPPRPRVKTATPEAPAPAYRMIAAFASSQTWRWLAEYVRHRFGPRHPFQTYQGHGSGIYRLQGDEHGDEVRVALAGDWGTGTDEAALVARQIEGFRAHYTIHLGDVYYMGDGREVAENFLGQPVQGSHFTPIAWPLGSRGSFSLLGNHEMYARGIAYFRHILPSLGEMRNGVSQGQQASFFCLENDDWRVIGIDTGYDSVNWPFIESILEPDCALPPLLIDWLEKTLKPSEDDARGIIVLSHHQYFSAFDHAYPKAATQLATFFKRPVLWFWGHEHRLTIYDKFSVKDGVEAFGRCIGHAGMPVDLAPTTPAHPEVPIVFLDERVYHNDEHLHLGMNGFARLTFRSKQLLVDYVDLHGTCIYTETWTAEDAQLLREDAGPV; from the coding sequence ATGCCTCCGTTCCATAGCGGCACTCGGGCCGGTGGTAAGGACTTGCAGGATCTGAGAGGGCTGGCGCGGTCGCCGTTCCACGCCTTCCTCCGCAAGGTCGCGCGGCCGCCTCGGCCGCGTGTCAAAACCGCGACGCCCGAGGCGCCTGCCCCCGCCTATCGCATGATCGCTGCCTTCGCCTCATCCCAGACCTGGCGCTGGCTTGCCGAATACGTGCGGCATCGCTTTGGGCCACGTCATCCGTTCCAAACCTACCAGGGCCACGGGTCCGGCATCTATCGCCTCCAAGGCGATGAGCATGGCGATGAGGTGCGTGTCGCACTCGCCGGCGATTGGGGCACCGGCACGGACGAAGCCGCCCTGGTGGCGCGGCAGATCGAAGGATTTCGCGCGCATTACACGATCCATCTCGGCGACGTCTATTACATGGGTGACGGCCGGGAGGTTGCAGAGAACTTCCTCGGACAGCCCGTCCAAGGCAGCCACTTTACGCCCATCGCCTGGCCGCTCGGCAGCCGAGGGAGCTTTTCCCTCCTCGGCAATCACGAAATGTATGCGCGTGGCATCGCCTATTTCAGGCATATCCTGCCGTCGCTGGGGGAGATGCGAAACGGCGTCTCGCAAGGTCAGCAGGCGAGCTTCTTCTGTCTGGAGAATGATGATTGGCGGGTGATCGGCATCGACACCGGCTATGATTCAGTCAATTGGCCCTTCATCGAATCCATCCTAGAGCCGGACTGTGCTTTGCCGCCGTTGCTGATCGACTGGCTGGAGAAAACCCTGAAGCCCAGCGAGGATGATGCACGCGGCATTATCGTGCTCAGTCATCATCAGTATTTTTCGGCCTTCGATCATGCTTATCCGAAAGCCGCAACCCAGCTCGCGACATTCTTCAAGCGGCCTGTGCTGTGGTTCTGGGGCCACGAGCATCGGCTGACGATCTACGACAAATTCTCAGTCAAAGACGGTGTCGAAGCCTTTGGCCGTTGCATCGGCCATGCTGGCATGCCCGTCGATCTCGCGCCGACGACGCCCGCGCATCCGGAGGTTCCTATCGTCTTCCTCGACGAGCGTGTCTATCACAACGACGAACACCTGCATCTCGGCATGAACGGCTTCGCCCGTCTCACCTTTCGGTCCAAGCAGCTTCTCGTCGATTACGTCGATCTTCACGGCACATGCATCTATACCGAGACATGGACCGCCGAGGACGCGCAACTGCTTCGCGAAGACGCGGGACCGGTGTAA
- a CDS encoding HoxN/HupN/NixA family nickel/cobalt transporter — translation MRRVIADIFNDSGRNLPLKVVGLYTILIGGNVVAWAWALIAFHHHPVLLSLAFLAYGFGLRHAVDADHIAAIDNVTRKLMQEGKRPVAVGFFFSLGHSTIVIMASVAIAATATALKTQFGAFQAVGGVIGTLVSALFLLAIAAMNFVILVTVYRTFRRVKGGAPYVDEDLDMLLAGRGLLSRLFRPIFALIRRSWHMYPLGFLFGLGFDTATEVGLLGMSAAQASHGTSVWSILVFPALFTAGMSLVDTTDSILMLGAYGWAFVKPIRKLYYNMTITFVSVIVALVVGGIESLGLVQDQLALKGFFWDSIGALNDHFGTIGYLIIGIFVVSWAVSAIIYRAKGYDRLEVEIG, via the coding sequence ATGCGACGAGTCATTGCCGATATTTTCAACGACAGCGGTCGCAACCTGCCGCTCAAGGTCGTTGGTCTCTATACGATCCTGATCGGCGGTAATGTCGTCGCCTGGGCCTGGGCGCTCATTGCCTTCCACCACCATCCGGTTCTGCTGAGCTTGGCGTTTCTTGCCTACGGCTTCGGCCTGCGCCACGCCGTGGATGCCGATCATATCGCCGCCATCGATAACGTCACCCGCAAGCTGATGCAGGAGGGGAAGCGCCCGGTCGCGGTCGGCTTCTTCTTCTCGCTTGGTCATTCCACCATCGTCATCATGGCCTCGGTCGCCATCGCGGCGACAGCGACCGCGCTCAAGACGCAGTTCGGCGCCTTCCAAGCCGTGGGCGGTGTCATCGGCACCTTGGTCTCGGCACTGTTCCTGCTCGCGATCGCCGCGATGAACTTCGTGATTTTGGTGACGGTGTATCGAACCTTTCGGCGCGTGAAGGGCGGCGCGCCTTATGTCGATGAGGATCTCGACATGCTGCTGGCCGGTCGGGGGCTTCTTTCGCGGCTGTTTCGGCCGATCTTCGCGCTCATTCGGCGCAGTTGGCACATGTATCCCCTGGGCTTTCTGTTTGGCCTTGGCTTCGATACGGCGACGGAGGTGGGCCTGTTGGGCATGTCGGCGGCCCAGGCGTCCCACGGCACATCGGTTTGGTCGATCCTGGTCTTTCCGGCGCTGTTCACCGCCGGCATGTCCCTGGTCGATACCACTGACAGTATTCTGATGCTGGGGGCCTATGGCTGGGCCTTCGTCAAGCCGATCCGCAAGCTGTATTACAATATGACCATCACCTTCGTGTCGGTAATTGTGGCTTTGGTGGTGGGCGGCATTGAAAGCCTCGGCCTCGTTCAAGACCAGCTCGCGCTGAAAGGGTTCTTCTGGGATAGCATCGGTGCGCTGAACGACCATTTCGGCACCATCGGGTATCTGATCATCGGCATCTTCGTCGTCAGCTGGGCTGTTTCCGCGATCATCTATCGGGCCAAAGGCTACGATCGGCTGGAGGTCGAGATCGGCTAA
- a CDS encoding copper resistance CopC family protein: MNNRILAAAFAATLLSATLLSATGAFAHAYPQTELPAKGSTIKTAPAALWIEFDDELEPKFTGVKVTDAMGMVMSEGPATVSATDSHHLSIALKPLPPGQYTVTWHATDTDTHKTHGVYSFTVAP, encoded by the coding sequence ATGAACAACCGCATCCTGGCGGCGGCTTTTGCCGCCACGCTTTTGAGCGCCACGCTTTTGAGCGCCACGGGCGCCTTCGCCCATGCCTATCCCCAAACCGAATTGCCTGCGAAAGGCAGCACCATCAAGACCGCACCCGCTGCCCTCTGGATCGAATTCGACGACGAACTCGAACCGAAGTTCACGGGCGTGAAGGTTACGGATGCCATGGGCATGGTGATGAGCGAAGGCCCCGCGACAGTCTCGGCGACGGATAGCCACCATCTGAGCATCGCTCTCAAGCCGCTCCCGCCCGGCCAATACACCGTGACCTGGCACGCGACTGATACGGATACGCATAAGACGCACGGCGTCTACAGCTTCACCGTCGCTCCGTAA
- a CDS encoding copper resistance D family protein: MPSFDLSESGGIGLVLSRGVTDAAVLMVFGTLIFRAVVAPAGFALLPLPEAAAFRRRLARQGSVLAAIALLAMALWLVLVARSLADATGFGASIDAVWTVVHDTSFGHVLVAECGALVLVLVALMLPAPLDLLSLAPGAIMIVLHACHGHAFGMGLPVLRVSVTAHLLAAGAWLGSLPALALAVRRLPPSVSAALARRFSPVGLVCVSVLAVTAFYQGVILISSWSFLAHSAYGWTALLKLLLFLLLLGVAAFNRVYATPRLASARGGPPTLLYAITLEIGLGFAVILAAGLLASLSPGMRM; the protein is encoded by the coding sequence GTGCCCAGCTTCGACCTCTCCGAGAGTGGCGGCATCGGTCTCGTCCTCAGTCGAGGCGTGACGGATGCCGCCGTGCTGATGGTTTTCGGCACGCTCATCTTCCGGGCGGTCGTGGCGCCGGCGGGCTTCGCCTTGCTGCCCTTGCCCGAGGCCGCCGCCTTTCGGCGGCGGCTGGCGCGCCAGGGCAGTGTGCTGGCCGCGATCGCGCTGCTCGCAATGGCCCTCTGGCTGGTCCTGGTGGCGCGGTCCTTGGCCGATGCGACAGGATTTGGCGCATCCATCGATGCCGTCTGGACGGTGGTCCACGACACCAGCTTCGGTCATGTTCTGGTCGCAGAATGCGGCGCGCTGGTGCTCGTGCTCGTGGCACTCATGCTGCCGGCACCGCTTGACCTTCTCTCCCTCGCGCCGGGGGCGATCATGATTGTTCTTCACGCCTGCCACGGCCATGCCTTCGGCATGGGCCTGCCGGTGCTGCGCGTCTCTGTCACCGCTCATCTATTGGCGGCGGGCGCGTGGTTGGGGTCGCTTCCCGCCCTGGCCCTCGCGGTGCGCCGGCTGCCACCCTCCGTGTCGGCGGCGCTGGCGCGCCGCTTTTCACCCGTGGGTCTCGTCTGCGTGTCCGTTCTTGCCGTCACGGCCTTCTATCAAGGCGTCATCCTGATCAGCAGTTGGTCGTTCCTCGCCCACAGCGCCTATGGCTGGACGGCGCTTCTCAAGCTGCTTCTGTTCCTGCTGCTGCTGGGTGTGGCGGCCTTCAATCGCGTCTATGCGACGCCGCGCCTGGCAAGCGCGCGCGGCGGCCCGCCAACTTTGCTTTACGCTATCACGCTAGAGATCGGCCTGGGCTTTGCCGTTATTCTCGCAGCCGGGCTGCTTGCCAGCCTGTCACCGGGGATGCGGATGTGA
- a CDS encoding SCO family protein, with protein sequence MAKWKRAVAGLALLLAASVSLFALMQGGERQPTASVGGPFQLVDSQKRVVTDRDFRGHDMLVYFGYTSCPDICPTTLASVIQALNQLGPRGDGIQPIFITIDPKRDTPAVIGRYVAAFSPRLIGLTGTAAQIRAVEAAYHVVVRPGVASPDGLEAIDHSAVLYLMGPDGAFLAPLSPQASPATLATDLARFIHAE encoded by the coding sequence GTGGCCAAATGGAAGCGGGCGGTTGCCGGTCTCGCCTTGCTTCTGGCGGCGTCGGTCAGTCTTTTTGCCTTGATGCAGGGCGGAGAAAGGCAGCCGACCGCCAGCGTCGGCGGCCCGTTCCAGCTCGTGGATTCCCAGAAGCGCGTCGTGACGGACCGCGATTTCCGAGGTCACGATATGCTCGTGTATTTCGGGTATACGTCCTGCCCCGATATTTGCCCGACGACCCTGGCCTCCGTCATCCAAGCCCTGAACCAGCTTGGCCCTCGCGGCGACGGCATCCAGCCTATATTCATCACGATCGATCCCAAGCGGGACACGCCGGCGGTCATCGGGCGCTATGTCGCGGCCTTTTCCCCGCGTCTGATCGGCCTGACGGGCACGGCTGCGCAGATCCGGGCCGTCGAGGCGGCCTATCACGTCGTCGTCAGGCCCGGTGTCGCGTCGCCCGACGGGTTGGAGGCGATCGACCATAGCGCGGTCCTCTACCTCATGGGGCCGGATGGTGCCTTCCTGGCGCCGCTGTCACCCCAGGCGTCACCCGCCACACTCGCCACGGATCTCGCCCGCTTCATCCACGCGGAGTAA
- a CDS encoding TetR/AcrR family transcriptional regulator, protein MDLKQDLRSRLVQEAMRLLTEHPSELTLRGVARAAGVSAMAPYRHFADKASLMRAVTDTGFAMLRATLLDADRADTDRDALIGQGLAYITFAVAHPALFRLMFAEPEYEKVDRDPGGDTAYGVLARRIAQMVPGRTPTAITAAWAIVHGLATLTLDARLPAEPDHARQVLDLFVDGLATLTPRG, encoded by the coding sequence GTGGATCTCAAACAGGACTTACGATCGCGTTTGGTGCAGGAAGCGATGCGGCTTCTCACCGAGCACCCATCCGAGCTGACGCTGCGTGGCGTGGCGCGTGCCGCCGGCGTCTCCGCCATGGCGCCGTATCGGCATTTCGCCGACAAGGCCTCCTTGATGCGCGCCGTCACGGATACTGGCTTCGCGATGCTGCGGGCCACGCTGCTCGACGCCGATCGCGCGGACACCGATCGGGACGCGCTGATCGGGCAAGGCCTCGCCTATATCACCTTCGCGGTCGCGCATCCGGCGTTGTTCCGATTGATGTTCGCCGAGCCCGAGTATGAAAAGGTGGACCGCGATCCCGGGGGCGACACGGCCTATGGCGTGTTGGCGCGCCGGATTGCGCAGATGGTGCCCGGGCGGACCCCAACGGCGATCACCGCCGCCTGGGCGATCGTGCATGGTCTCGCGACACTCACGCTCGATGCACGACTGCCCGCTGAGCCTGACCATGCCCGACAGGTTCTCGATCTCTTCGTAGACGGTCTCGCGACGCTTACTCCGCGTGGATGA
- a CDS encoding monooxygenase family protein, protein MKQGVVRETVDLSAYPDLVMVLLGFKAHRLRAIPALLSLGKGFAEIQRNPPDGLLGEERSLFGWNHIGFRQYWRDLDSLHHFTRSAPHAGWWRDFLKDTRGAGFWHEAYSAKGGIEAIYVNMPKRIGLAGFAPVRDPVGSLMSSRDRLRADAQARSAA, encoded by the coding sequence ATGAAGCAAGGTGTTGTGCGGGAAACGGTCGACCTCAGCGCCTATCCTGATCTGGTCATGGTGCTGCTGGGGTTCAAAGCGCATCGCCTGCGCGCGATCCCGGCGCTGTTGAGCCTGGGGAAAGGCTTCGCGGAGATCCAGCGCAATCCGCCGGATGGTCTCTTGGGGGAGGAGCGGTCCCTGTTTGGCTGGAACCATATCGGCTTCCGGCAATATTGGCGCGATCTCGACTCTCTGCATCACTTCACGCGATCGGCGCCCCATGCGGGATGGTGGCGTGACTTTCTGAAAGACACGCGTGGCGCTGGGTTCTGGCATGAGGCCTATAGTGCCAAGGGCGGCATCGAAGCCATCTACGTGAACATGCCCAAGCGCATTGGGCTCGCGGGTTTCGCCCCTGTTCGAGACCCGGTCGGTTCGCTGATGTCGAGCCGCGACAGGCTGCGCGCCGACGCGCAGGCACGATCTGCCGCCTGA
- a CDS encoding SLAC1 anion channel family protein, translated as MSDSTISVTTHHTKWRFDYFPVGLFGSVMGLTGLSVAWRLAHLRYGAPGWVADGIGTVAVIAFILIVLGYGLKAITAPDAVMKEFRHPIAGNLFGTFLISLLLLPIVLAPVALDLARILWVAGAIGMFAFAWMMVSRWMSDRQAIAHATPAWIVPVVGVLDVPLALPSLGLPPMHGVMVLGLAVGLFFAVPLFTLIFSRLLFEPPMPDALQPTLLILVAPFAVGFSAYAVTSGQIDLFAQSLYMLTLFILAVLLGRLRNLIACCPFRMAWWAVSFPLAASSIAALRVAAAEPGLITDVIALGLLALATMVIAGLLVRTLVGVARGELKTLTT; from the coding sequence ATGAGCGACAGCACAATCAGTGTCACCACCCACCACACAAAGTGGCGGTTCGATTATTTTCCCGTCGGCCTGTTCGGCTCCGTCATGGGCCTGACGGGACTTTCGGTGGCGTGGCGGTTGGCGCATCTGCGCTACGGCGCACCCGGCTGGGTGGCGGACGGGATCGGCACGGTCGCTGTCATCGCCTTCATCCTGATTGTGTTGGGCTATGGGCTGAAGGCCATCACGGCGCCCGACGCCGTGATGAAGGAGTTCCGTCATCCGATCGCCGGCAACTTGTTCGGCACATTTCTGATCAGCCTCTTGCTGCTCCCCATCGTTTTGGCCCCGGTCGCCCTTGATCTGGCGCGGATCCTGTGGGTGGCAGGGGCGATCGGCATGTTTGCCTTCGCTTGGATGATGGTCAGCCGGTGGATGAGCGACCGTCAAGCGATCGCCCACGCGACGCCCGCATGGATCGTGCCCGTTGTGGGCGTCTTGGACGTGCCATTGGCGCTGCCTAGCTTGGGGCTACCCCCGATGCACGGCGTCATGGTGTTGGGCCTGGCTGTCGGCCTGTTCTTCGCCGTGCCGCTGTTTACGCTGATCTTCTCGCGGCTGCTGTTCGAGCCGCCGATGCCGGACGCGCTGCAGCCGACGCTGCTGATCCTGGTTGCGCCCTTCGCCGTGGGGTTCTCCGCCTATGCTGTCACCTCCGGGCAGATCGATCTCTTCGCGCAGTCGCTCTATATGCTGACGCTGTTCATCCTGGCGGTGCTGTTGGGGCGGTTGCGCAACCTGATCGCCTGTTGCCCGTTCCGGATGGCTTGGTGGGCCGTGAGTTTTCCGCTCGCCGCCTCGTCCATCGCGGCCCTGCGCGTCGCGGCGGCAGAGCCGGGACTGATCACGGACGTGATCGCGCTCGGCTTGCTGGCCCTCGCGACGATGGTGATCGCGGGGTTGCTCGTGCGCACCTTGGTGGGCGTCGCTCGCGGGGAGTTGAAGACGCTGACAACGTAG
- a CDS encoding IS3 family transposase (programmed frameshift), giving the protein MTRRQFSREFKLEAVRLVNERGISLVQASRDLDVGESILRRWIKEVTSDPGQAFPGQGQLKPDQQEIDRLRREVAKLKAERDILKKGRGLLREGVDMKFGFVAKHRGIWPVRWLCEALGVSRSGFHAWLTRSPSARARSDEILGAHVKASFVGSDRTYGARRVWHDVLAEGDVCGLHRIERLMREQALRARPRRRGLPSDKGERNEAAANVLDRQFVATAPNQKWIADFTYLWTAEGWLYVAAVIDLFSRRVVGWSMSVTMTAQLVADALMMAIWRRGKPDALMHHSDQGSQYSSEQFQKLLADHNVSCSMSRSGNVWDNAAMESFFSSLKTERTARKVYRTRDQARADVFDYIERFYNLRRRHSTIGYLSPMEFERNKASG; this is encoded by the exons ATGACGCGACGACAGTTCAGCCGGGAGTTCAAGCTGGAGGCGGTCCGGCTAGTTAATGAACGTGGGATTTCATTGGTGCAGGCCAGCCGGGACCTGGATGTGGGCGAAAGCATTCTGCGACGATGGATCAAGGAGGTTACCTCGGATCCTGGGCAGGCATTTCCGGGCCAGGGCCAGCTCAAGCCGGATCAGCAGGAGATAGATCGTCTGCGGCGTGAGGTCGCAAAGCTCAAGGCGGAGCGCGATATCCTAAAAAAAG GCCGCGGCCTACTTCGCGAGGGAGTCGATATGAAATTCGGCTTCGTGGCGAAGCATCGAGGGATTTGGCCGGTGCGGTGGCTTTGCGAGGCGCTCGGTGTCTCACGCAGTGGATTCCACGCCTGGCTCACCCGATCGCCCAGCGCTCGGGCACGCAGCGACGAAATTCTCGGCGCGCACGTCAAGGCCAGCTTCGTCGGCAGCGACCGGACCTATGGCGCCCGGCGCGTCTGGCATGACGTCCTGGCCGAGGGTGACGTGTGTGGCTTGCACCGCATTGAGCGGCTCATGCGCGAGCAAGCCTTACGGGCCCGACCGCGCCGCAGAGGCCTGCCATCCGACAAGGGCGAGCGGAACGAGGCGGCTGCCAACGTGCTGGACCGCCAATTCGTAGCTACAGCACCGAACCAGAAGTGGATCGCCGACTTCACCTATCTTTGGACGGCAGAAGGTTGGCTCTACGTGGCTGCCGTCATTGACCTTTTCTCGCGTCGTGTCGTGGGCTGGTCGATGAGCGTCACGATGACAGCTCAGTTGGTGGCCGACGCGTTAATGATGGCGATCTGGCGCCGCGGCAAACCAGATGCGTTGATGCATCATTCGGACCAGGGAAGCCAATACAGCAGTGAACAGTTCCAGAAGCTCTTGGCAGATCATAACGTTAGTTGCAGCATGAGTCGGTCAGGGAATGTCTGGGACAATGCGGCAATGGAGAGCTTCTTCTCCTCGCTGAAAACTGAGCGAACAGCCCGCAAGGTATATCGCACGAGGGACCAGGCTCGAGCCGACGTATTCGACTACATCGAACGGTTCTATAATTTACGCCGACGCCACTCGACCATCGGCTATCTCAGCCCTATGGAATTCGAGCGGAACAAAGCGTCAGGCTAA
- the ruvX gene encoding Holliday junction resolvase RuvX, which yields MPIINLSDLCAGLEAEQRLIGLDLGSKIIGVALSDVRLKVASPFGTITRGKLAGIAAQIAKLAEREDAGGLVIGLPLASDGHMGPAAQAARDWAWAVSDAVGLPAALWDETLSSAEVHDMLIGEADLGRKRRAAVIDRMAAARILQSAIDSLG from the coding sequence ATGCCCATCATCAACCTAAGCGACCTCTGCGCCGGCCTGGAGGCTGAACAGCGCCTCATTGGCCTCGACCTCGGCTCCAAGATCATCGGCGTCGCGCTCTCGGACGTGCGGCTGAAGGTGGCGAGCCCCTTCGGCACCATCACGCGCGGCAAGCTTGCGGGCATCGCCGCCCAGATCGCCAAGCTGGCGGAGCGGGAGGATGCCGGCGGCTTGGTCATTGGTCTTCCGCTTGCCTCGGACGGCCATATGGGTCCGGCCGCCCAGGCGGCGCGAGACTGGGCCTGGGCCGTATCGGATGCCGTGGGCCTGCCGGCGGCGCTGTGGGACGAGACGCTGTCTTCGGCCGAGGTGCATGACATGCTGATCGGCGAGGCCGATCTCGGTCGCAAGCGCCGGGCCGCCGTGATCGACCGTATGGCCGCGGCGCGGATTCTTCAGTCGGCGATCGATTCGCTCGGCTAG
- the gatC gene encoding Asp-tRNA(Asn)/Glu-tRNA(Gln) amidotransferase subunit GatC: protein MTSASAALDPAAVRRIARLARIRLPEEDVAQLQTELGAILGWIEQLDEVDVSGIDPLASVGQATLAMRDDVVTDGGQTEAVLANAPARNGTFYTVPKVVE from the coding sequence ATGACGTCCGCATCCGCCGCCCTCGACCCCGCCGCCGTCCGCCGCATTGCGCGGCTGGCGCGCATCCGCCTGCCGGAAGAGGACGTCGCGCAACTCCAAACCGAACTCGGCGCCATCCTGGGCTGGATCGAGCAGCTGGATGAGGTCGATGTCTCCGGCATCGATCCGCTCGCCTCGGTCGGCCAGGCGACGCTTGCGATGCGCGACGATGTGGTCACCGATGGCGGCCAAACCGAGGCGGTGCTGGCCAATGCCCCGGCCCGCAACGGAACCTTTTATACCGTGCCGAAGGTGGTCGAATAA
- the gatA gene encoding Asp-tRNA(Asn)/Glu-tRNA(Gln) amidotransferase subunit GatA — MTLELTIAGARDALRAKTLSARELTDAHLAAIEQLDPQLNAFITVTADAARAQADAADAAIGRGEGGPLTGIPIAIKDLFCTKGVRTTAASRILEPFIPPYESTVTSQLLRDGAVFLGKTNLDEFAMGSSTMTSAFGPTINPWQRTGDDTRLVPGGSSGGSAAAVAAGMALGSTGTDTGGSIRQPASFCGIVGMKPTYGRCSRFGVVAFASSLDQPGPFARTVEDTAILLGSMAGHDPKDSTSMDRPVPDFAAACRRGVRGLRIGVPREYRADGMPAEIERLWQQGLDWLRDAGAEIVDVSLPHTKYGLATYYIVAPAEASSNLARYDGVRFGLRVPANDLTDLYEGTRAAGFGAEVRRRILIGTYVLSAGYYDAYYLKAQKVRALILKDFTDAFGRVDALLTPTAPSAAFGLGENMDDPLKMYLNDVFTVPANIAGVPGISVPAGLDADGLPLGLQVISRHFDEETVFAVGQVLEDAAGFTAKPAIRAKVLS; from the coding sequence ATGACCTTGGAACTGACCATTGCCGGCGCGCGCGATGCGCTGCGGGCGAAAACCTTGTCCGCGCGGGAACTGACCGACGCCCATCTGGCGGCGATCGAACAGCTCGACCCCCAGCTCAATGCCTTCATCACGGTGACGGCCGATGCCGCGCGCGCCCAGGCCGATGCCGCCGATGCGGCGATCGGGCGGGGCGAGGGCGGGCCGCTGACGGGCATTCCCATCGCCATCAAGGATCTCTTCTGCACCAAGGGCGTGCGGACCACGGCGGCCAGCCGCATCCTGGAGCCGTTCATTCCGCCCTATGAGAGCACGGTCACCAGCCAGTTGCTGCGCGATGGCGCGGTGTTTCTCGGCAAGACCAATCTCGATGAATTCGCCATGGGCTCCTCGACCATGACCTCGGCCTTCGGGCCGACCATCAACCCGTGGCAGCGGACAGGGGATGACACCCGTCTCGTGCCCGGCGGGTCGTCCGGCGGGTCCGCCGCCGCCGTCGCGGCCGGCATGGCCCTGGGCTCGACCGGCACGGATACCGGCGGCTCCATCCGCCAGCCGGCGTCCTTCTGCGGCATCGTGGGCATGAAGCCGACCTATGGCCGCTGCTCGCGCTTCGGCGTGGTCGCCTTCGCCTCCTCACTGGATCAGCCGGGGCCCTTCGCCCGCACGGTGGAGGATACCGCCATCCTGCTCGGTTCCATGGCCGGGCATGACCCCAAGGACAGCACCAGCATGGACCGGCCGGTGCCCGATTTCGCGGCCGCCTGTCGCCGGGGCGTGCGTGGCCTGCGCATCGGCGTGCCGCGCGAATATCGTGCGGACGGCATGCCGGCGGAGATCGAGCGTTTGTGGCAGCAGGGGTTGGACTGGCTGCGCGATGCTGGCGCCGAGATCGTGGACGTGTCCTTGCCGCATACGAAATACGGCCTCGCCACCTATTACATCGTCGCGCCGGCCGAAGCCTCCTCCAACCTCGCGCGGTATGACGGCGTGCGTTTCGGCTTGCGCGTGCCAGCGAATGACCTGACCGATCTCTATGAGGGCACGCGCGCCGCCGGTTTCGGCGCGGAAGTGCGGCGCCGTATTCTCATCGGCACCTATGTGCTGTCGGCAGGTTATTACGACGCTTATTACCTCAAGGCGCAGAAAGTGCGCGCCCTGATCCTGAAGGATTTCACCGATGCCTTCGGCCGTGTCGATGCGTTGCTGACACCCACGGCGCCTTCGGCCGCCTTCGGCCTGGGCGAGAATATGGATGATCCGCTCAAGATGTATTTGAACGACGTGTTCACCGTGCCAGCCAATATCGCGGGCGTGCCGGGCATTTCCGTGCCGGCCGGTCTGGACGCGGATGGCCTGCCTTTGGGCTTGCAGGTCATTAGCCGTCATTTCGACGAAGAAACGGTCTTCGCGGTCGGTCAGGTGCTGGAGGATGCGGCGGGTTTCACGGCCAAACCCGCCATCCGCGCGAAGGTGCTGTCATGA